From a region of the Qipengyuania spongiae genome:
- a CDS encoding histone deacetylase — MLHVVHHADYMAPAPTRGTFRFDKYMAVMVALRDSGYPLTEHAPEPMPREWLEAVHDPAYVDEVLRAEVPREKERRIGFPVTSHIAQRVRHTNGGTWLAAKLAMRHGYAANSAAGSHHALHETGAGYCVFNDLAVTANRLIAQGEAERVLIVDCDVHQGDGTAALTAGREDIFTLSLHAEKNFPVRKARSTLDLPLEDGTDDEGYMAALTQHLPGVIGEFEPNLVLYQAGVDPHVDDRLGRFALSDEGLLVRDRYVVGEARRRGLPVASALGGGYGSDPHEVGARHARSMIAMAETNATFARSPSIHADMLG, encoded by the coding sequence ATGCTCCACGTCGTCCACCACGCGGACTACATGGCTCCCGCGCCGACGCGGGGGACCTTCCGCTTCGACAAGTACATGGCCGTGATGGTCGCCCTGCGCGACAGCGGCTATCCGCTGACCGAACACGCGCCCGAGCCGATGCCGCGCGAATGGCTCGAGGCAGTGCACGACCCGGCCTATGTCGACGAGGTCTTACGCGCGGAGGTCCCTCGCGAGAAGGAGCGGCGGATCGGCTTTCCGGTCACGTCCCATATCGCGCAGCGCGTGCGCCACACCAATGGCGGCACCTGGCTCGCCGCGAAGCTCGCCATGCGCCACGGCTATGCGGCCAACAGCGCGGCGGGCAGCCATCACGCGCTGCACGAGACCGGCGCCGGCTATTGCGTGTTCAACGACCTCGCGGTCACCGCCAACCGCCTGATCGCGCAGGGCGAGGCGGAGCGGGTGCTGATCGTCGACTGCGACGTGCATCAGGGCGATGGCACCGCCGCGCTTACCGCCGGGCGCGAGGACATTTTCACCCTCTCGCTCCACGCGGAGAAGAACTTCCCTGTCCGCAAGGCGCGCTCGACCCTCGACTTGCCGCTCGAAGACGGTACCGATGACGAGGGTTACATGGCGGCGCTGACCCAACACCTGCCCGGCGTGATCGGCGAGTTCGAGCCGAATCTGGTGCTCTATCAGGCCGGTGTCGATCCGCATGTCGACGACCGGCTCGGACGCTTTGCGCTGAGCGACGAGGGTCTGCTCGTTCGCGACCGTTACGTGGTGGGCGAGGCGCGCCGGCGCGGCCTTCCGGTCGCCAGCGCGCTGGGCGGAGGATATGGCAGCGATCCGCACGAGGTGGGCGCCCGCCACGCCCGCTCGATGATCGCGATGGCTGAGACGAATGCGACATTCGCGCGTTCACCTTCGATCCACGCGGATATGCTAGGGTAA
- a CDS encoding murein L,D-transpeptidase catalytic domain-containing protein, producing MNRRDLLKTGVAAAAAITLVPRSFAQTNAFASRDARLMELARSELDRVAGMGQTIWRRDIVGVADFGLHSAQRRFHFVDLDNGRVESYHVSHGDGSDPEHDGWLNRYSNEEGSHCTSSGAYLTRSWYTGRYGTSIRLDGLDTTNSNALPRAIVMHQANYATPEHVERYGRLGRSNGCFAMGPVQFDRALIDLSGGRLLVAGSYGFAEDGSIVTPPAPQSTSTLEPLIRQRPDGTFERVNPGAY from the coding sequence ATGAACAGACGCGATCTTCTCAAGACAGGCGTGGCCGCTGCGGCCGCCATCACTCTTGTTCCGCGCAGCTTTGCGCAGACGAATGCCTTTGCAAGCCGCGACGCACGGCTGATGGAACTCGCCCGCAGCGAACTCGATCGCGTAGCCGGCATGGGCCAGACGATCTGGCGCCGCGACATCGTCGGGGTGGCCGATTTCGGGCTCCATTCGGCGCAACGGCGGTTCCACTTCGTCGATCTCGATAACGGTCGGGTGGAAAGCTATCACGTCAGCCACGGCGATGGTTCGGACCCCGAACATGATGGTTGGCTGAACCGCTATTCGAACGAGGAAGGCAGCCATTGCACCAGTTCGGGCGCCTATCTCACGCGCAGCTGGTACACCGGGCGCTACGGCACCTCGATCCGACTCGACGGGCTGGATACCACCAATTCGAACGCCCTGCCGCGTGCGATCGTGATGCACCAGGCGAATTACGCGACGCCGGAACATGTCGAACGTTATGGCCGGCTGGGACGGTCCAATGGATGCTTCGCAATGGGGCCGGTGCAATTTGACCGCGCTCTGATCGACCTCAGCGGCGGCCGTCTGCTGGTGGCGGGCAGCTACGGGTTTGCCGAGGATGGCTCGATCGTCACCCCGCCCGCGCCCCAATCGACTTCGACGCTGGAGCCGCTGATCCGCCAGCGCCCGGACGGCACGTTCGAACGTGTCAATCCGGGCGCCTACTGA